One genomic segment of Mycolicibacterium chubuense NBB4 includes these proteins:
- the ruvB gene encoding Holliday junction branch migration DNA helicase RuvB, which translates to MGRFANGAEETGEPGERDVSPALTVGEGDIDASLRPRSLGEFIGQPRVREQLQLVLEGAKNRGGTPDHILLSGPPGLGKTSLAMIIAAELGSSLRLTSGPALERAGDLAAMLSNLVEHDVLFIDEIHRIARPAEEMLYLAMEDFRVDVVVGKGPGATSIPLEVAPFTLVGATTRSGALTGPLRDRFGFTAHMDFYEPAELERVLARSAGILGIELGSEAGAEIARRSRGTPRIANRLLRRVRDYAEVRADGVITRDIAKYALEVYDVDELGLDRLDRAVLSALTRSFGGGPVGVSTLAVAVGEEATTVEEVCEPFLVRAGMIARTPRGRVATAQAWTHLGMTPPSGVGALGQPGLFE; encoded by the coding sequence ATGGGCCGCTTCGCCAACGGCGCCGAGGAGACCGGGGAGCCCGGGGAGCGTGACGTCTCACCGGCGCTGACCGTCGGTGAGGGCGACATCGACGCGAGCCTGCGCCCGCGTTCGCTGGGCGAGTTCATCGGTCAGCCGCGGGTGCGCGAGCAGCTGCAGTTGGTGCTCGAGGGTGCCAAGAACCGCGGCGGCACGCCCGACCACATCCTGCTGTCCGGACCGCCGGGTCTGGGCAAGACGTCGCTGGCGATGATCATCGCCGCCGAGCTCGGGTCCTCACTGCGGCTCACGTCCGGTCCGGCGCTGGAACGCGCCGGCGATCTGGCGGCCATGCTGTCCAACCTGGTCGAGCACGACGTGCTGTTCATCGACGAGATCCACCGGATCGCCCGGCCCGCCGAGGAGATGCTGTACCTGGCGATGGAGGACTTCCGCGTCGACGTGGTGGTCGGCAAAGGCCCTGGTGCGACCTCGATCCCGCTCGAGGTCGCGCCGTTCACACTGGTGGGCGCCACCACCCGGTCCGGCGCGCTGACCGGCCCGTTGCGGGATCGGTTCGGTTTCACCGCGCACATGGACTTCTACGAGCCCGCCGAACTCGAGCGGGTGCTGGCGCGTTCGGCCGGCATCCTCGGCATCGAGCTGGGGTCCGAGGCCGGCGCTGAGATCGCGCGCCGCTCGCGGGGCACCCCGCGCATCGCCAACCGGCTGCTGCGCCGAGTGCGCGACTACGCGGAGGTCCGGGCCGACGGCGTCATCACCCGCGACATCGCCAAGTACGCGCTGGAGGTCTACGACGTCGACGAGCTCGGCCTCGACCGGCTCGACCGCGCGGTGCTCTCCGCGCTGACACGCAGCTTCGGCGGCGGCCCGGTGGGCGTGTCGACGCTCGCCGTCGCCGTGGGGGAGGAGGCCACCACCGTGGAGGAGGTCTGCGAGCCGTTCCTGGTACGGGCCGGCATGATCGCCCGCACCCCGCGCGGCCGGGTCGCGACGGCCCAGGCGTGGACGCATCTCGGCATGACGCCTCCCAGCGGGGTCGGCGCGCTCGGCCAGCCGGGGTTGTTCGAGTGA
- the ruvA gene encoding Holliday junction branch migration protein RuvA → MIAAVRGEVLDIALDHVVIEAAGVGYKVMATPATLATLRRGSEARLITAMIVREDSMTLYGFADSDARDLFLTLLGVSGIGPSIALGALAMYDGPTLRQAIGDGDVTALTRIPKVGKKTAELLVLTLRDKVGTPTSAGVTSAAGHVVRGPVVEALVGLGFALKQAEEATDKVLADDPNASQSAALRAALSMLGKK, encoded by the coding sequence GTGATCGCCGCCGTGCGGGGTGAGGTCCTCGACATCGCTCTCGACCATGTGGTCATCGAGGCGGCCGGCGTCGGCTACAAGGTGATGGCGACTCCGGCGACGCTGGCCACCCTGCGCCGCGGCAGCGAGGCCCGGTTGATCACCGCGATGATCGTGCGCGAGGACTCGATGACGCTGTACGGCTTCGCCGACTCCGACGCCCGCGACCTGTTCCTGACCCTGCTCGGCGTGTCCGGCATCGGGCCCAGCATCGCGCTCGGGGCGCTGGCGATGTACGACGGCCCCACGCTGCGGCAGGCGATCGGCGACGGAGACGTCACCGCGCTGACCCGCATCCCCAAGGTCGGCAAGAAGACCGCCGAACTGCTGGTGCTGACGCTGCGCGACAAGGTCGGCACGCCCACGTCGGCCGGGGTGACCTCAGCTGCGGGCCATGTCGTGCGCGGCCCGGTCGTCGAAGCGCTCGTCGGCCTCGGGTTCGCGCTCAAGCAGGCCGAAGAGGCCACCGACAAGGTTCTCGCCGACGATCCGAACGCCAGCCAGTCGGCCGCCCTGCGCGCGGCGCTGTCGATGCTGGGGAAGAAGTGA
- a CDS encoding DUF1304 domain-containing protein, protein MVVSALAAAALAAVLHVYIFVMESLTWTSPRTRAVFGTTEDEAQTTRLLAFNQGFYNLFLAVVTGIGIIAVVVGETAVGAALIFAGVGSMLAAAVVLLASSPDKTRSAVIQGFFPLLAIVLLLIGLVR, encoded by the coding sequence ATGGTGGTTTCGGCGTTGGCCGCCGCCGCGCTGGCGGCGGTGCTGCACGTGTACATCTTTGTCATGGAGTCCTTGACCTGGACCTCGCCCAGGACCCGCGCCGTGTTCGGCACCACGGAGGACGAGGCGCAGACCACCCGGTTGCTGGCCTTCAACCAGGGTTTCTACAACCTCTTCCTCGCCGTGGTGACGGGCATCGGGATCATCGCGGTGGTCGTCGGGGAGACTGCGGTCGGGGCGGCCCTGATCTTCGCCGGTGTCGGCTCCATGCTGGCCGCCGCCGTCGTGCTGTTGGCCTCCTCGCCGGACAAGACGCGTTCGGCGGTGATCCAGGGCTTCTTCCCGCTTCTGGCCATCGTGCTGCTGCTCATCGGGCTGGTGCGTTAG
- the ruvC gene encoding crossover junction endodeoxyribonuclease RuvC, protein MRVMGVDPGLTRCGLSVIQSGRGRQVIALDVDVVRTPAEHPLAHRLLAISDAVEHWLDTHAPDVIAIERVFSNQNANTAMGTAQAGGVVALAAARRDIDVHFHTPSEVKAAVTGNGRADKAQVTEMVTRILALQQKPTPADAADALALAICHCWRAPMIARMAEAEAMAAEQRRRYRATLKAKALQTRGAR, encoded by the coding sequence GTGCGGGTGATGGGAGTCGACCCCGGCCTGACCAGGTGCGGGCTGTCGGTCATCCAGAGCGGTCGCGGTCGTCAGGTGATCGCGCTCGACGTCGACGTCGTCCGTACGCCCGCTGAGCATCCGCTGGCTCACCGGCTGCTCGCCATCAGCGACGCCGTCGAGCACTGGTTGGACACCCACGCGCCCGACGTCATCGCGATCGAGCGGGTGTTCTCCAACCAGAACGCCAACACCGCGATGGGCACCGCGCAGGCCGGCGGAGTGGTCGCACTCGCCGCGGCCCGCCGCGACATCGACGTCCACTTCCACACGCCGAGCGAGGTCAAGGCCGCGGTGACCGGCAACGGCCGCGCCGACAAGGCTCAGGTCACCGAGATGGTCACCAGAATCCTTGCGCTGCAACAGAAGCCGACGCCCGCCGACGCGGCCGACGCACTGGCGCTGGCGATCTGCCACTGCTGGCGCGCGCCGATGATCGCGCGCATGGCCGAGGCGGAGGCCATGGCGGCCGAACAGCGGCGCAGGTACCGGGCCACGCTCAAGGCCAAGGCACTGCAGACGCGGGGCGCCCGGTGA
- a CDS encoding TetR/AcrR family transcriptional regulator, translated as MARSTRESILTAAAELMRHKGYAGVGMKDIADASGAPIGSLYHHFRGGKTQIAREALVNAGAAYGLLIPTVVDAYTDLGEAVDGVFRQAAEDMAHTGFANMCPVASVAAEVADTVEDLRQATGGIFGQWIDGGTAYFVGRGLDGARARDVTLALIGALEGAFLLARVLRSAEPLLAAGRVLAPQYRGTVLTAPAGVGKAAI; from the coding sequence ATGGCAAGGTCCACCAGGGAATCGATACTGACCGCGGCGGCGGAGCTGATGCGGCACAAGGGGTACGCCGGCGTCGGCATGAAGGACATCGCGGACGCGTCGGGAGCGCCCATCGGCTCGCTGTATCACCACTTCAGGGGCGGCAAGACGCAGATCGCCCGGGAGGCCCTCGTCAACGCGGGCGCGGCCTACGGCCTGCTGATCCCGACGGTCGTCGACGCCTACACCGACCTGGGCGAGGCCGTCGACGGCGTCTTCCGCCAAGCCGCCGAGGACATGGCCCACACCGGCTTCGCCAACATGTGCCCGGTGGCCAGCGTCGCGGCGGAGGTCGCCGACACCGTCGAGGACCTGCGGCAGGCGACAGGGGGCATCTTCGGCCAGTGGATCGACGGCGGCACCGCCTACTTCGTCGGCAGAGGGCTCGACGGCGCGCGCGCCCGGGATGTCACGCTGGCGCTCATCGGCGCACTCGAGGGCGCGTTCCTGCTTGCCCGCGTGCTGCGCAGTGCCGAGCCGCTGCTGGCCGCCGGGCGAGTGCTGGCGCCGCAGTACCGCGGTACCGTGCTGACCGCACCCGCCGGCGTCGGGAAAGCGGCCATCTAG
- a CDS encoding GGDEF domain-containing protein, with product MGRIRQWWGQPDHYHWLSAYLSYRHVRGFTRKMMGVIVVVLGSVPALMLFSPEGPASTSGRALSLVVTALCAAIATMWFTRWPSKGESVAFAMMSTVSIAAVVLMWPNPLIGLLGCITFAALAGYVAFFHSSLHLVIVLTTAALVTVDCAVQIALAGDAYLAVVAFLMVAVGVLAVPFSAQVLVHLLGDDALQSDTDPLTGLRNRRGFYRSVRELIDTAPAESATYLTVAMIDLDEFKQINDTRGHAAGDRLLVAVGTSLQRATRGRAVVARVGGEEFLVAEVTAQDGADGRAEEFRRAVASTSWGVTASVGVACSVLESADGATREVLEELVHAADTAMYEAKRSGGNQCRRAEPPHASPA from the coding sequence GTGGGTCGAATTCGCCAGTGGTGGGGCCAGCCCGACCATTACCACTGGCTGTCGGCGTATTTGAGTTACCGCCATGTTCGCGGATTCACCCGCAAGATGATGGGTGTCATCGTCGTGGTGCTGGGCTCCGTGCCGGCACTGATGCTCTTCAGCCCGGAAGGCCCGGCCTCGACGTCGGGCCGGGCGCTCAGTCTCGTGGTGACCGCGCTCTGTGCGGCCATCGCGACGATGTGGTTCACCCGATGGCCGTCCAAAGGCGAATCGGTCGCCTTCGCGATGATGTCGACCGTCAGTATCGCGGCCGTCGTGCTGATGTGGCCGAACCCGCTGATCGGTCTGCTCGGGTGTATCACCTTCGCCGCACTCGCCGGTTACGTCGCGTTCTTCCACTCCAGCCTGCACCTGGTGATCGTGCTGACGACCGCGGCGCTCGTGACCGTCGACTGCGCAGTGCAGATCGCGCTGGCCGGCGACGCGTACCTGGCGGTCGTCGCGTTCCTGATGGTGGCCGTCGGTGTGCTCGCCGTGCCCTTCTCGGCGCAGGTCCTGGTGCATCTGCTCGGCGACGACGCCCTGCAGTCGGACACCGACCCGTTGACGGGGCTGCGCAATCGGCGCGGCTTCTACCGGTCGGTGCGCGAACTGATCGACACGGCGCCCGCCGAGAGTGCCACCTACCTGACGGTCGCGATGATCGACCTCGACGAGTTCAAGCAGATCAACGACACCCGCGGCCACGCCGCCGGTGACCGTCTGCTGGTCGCCGTCGGCACGAGTCTGCAGCGGGCCACCCGGGGCCGCGCCGTGGTGGCCCGGGTGGGCGGCGAGGAATTCCTCGTCGCCGAGGTCACGGCGCAGGACGGCGCCGACGGCAGGGCCGAGGAGTTCCGTCGTGCCGTCGCCTCGACATCGTGGGGCGTGACGGCCAGCGTCGGTGTGGCCTGCAGCGTGCTGGAGTCCGCCGACGGCGCCACCCGCGAGGTACTGGAGGAGTTGGTGCACGCCGCCGACACCGCGATGTACGAGGCGAAGCGCTCGGGCGGCAATCAGTGCCGGCGGGCGGAGCCGCCGCACGCCTCACCGGCCTGA
- a CDS encoding alpha/beta fold hydrolase, with the protein MTWRVLVALVTVLLSVGRCPTASAGPDDAAPGPVDIGSGRSLFLDCQGTGGPTVFVIPGQGSYAEAWNHVVATDDPTWASPYDVIEQARLVPSPTATQPTVARTTRICVYDRPGTRPDGDRRSTPVAQPHSAQQDVDDLVALIGSAGLPGPFVFVAHSYGGLVLDLLARRHPELVAGLVFVEPTSEFLTGIGTPAQNAAFYADSRGRGPDAESVLMEESFAEVASAPPLPRVPASVLSADRFPPPDQLTPDNYTQAQIRQANDMLAAALGTADVVVPHSGHNMMLYQPQVVAEAIEQIVERVRSGR; encoded by the coding sequence GTGACGTGGCGTGTGCTCGTCGCGCTGGTGACGGTTCTGCTGTCGGTCGGCCGATGTCCCACGGCCTCGGCCGGCCCGGATGACGCCGCCCCGGGACCGGTCGACATCGGGAGCGGACGCTCGCTGTTCCTCGACTGCCAGGGCACCGGCGGCCCCACCGTTTTCGTGATCCCGGGCCAGGGCAGCTACGCCGAGGCGTGGAACCACGTCGTGGCGACCGATGATCCGACCTGGGCGTCGCCCTACGACGTGATCGAGCAGGCCCGCCTGGTCCCGAGCCCCACGGCCACGCAACCGACCGTGGCCCGGACCACCCGGATCTGCGTCTACGACCGTCCCGGCACCCGCCCCGACGGTGATCGGCGATCCACTCCGGTGGCACAACCACACAGCGCGCAGCAGGACGTCGACGACCTGGTGGCGCTGATCGGTTCCGCCGGGCTGCCGGGCCCGTTCGTGTTCGTCGCGCACTCCTACGGCGGACTGGTCCTCGACCTACTGGCGCGCCGGCATCCGGAACTGGTGGCAGGACTCGTGTTCGTGGAACCGACGTCGGAGTTCCTGACCGGCATCGGAACCCCGGCGCAGAATGCGGCCTTCTATGCCGACTCCCGCGGCAGAGGTCCGGACGCCGAGAGCGTCCTGATGGAGGAGTCCTTCGCAGAGGTGGCGTCCGCGCCGCCGCTGCCACGGGTGCCGGCGAGCGTGCTCAGCGCGGACAGATTCCCGCCGCCCGATCAGCTGACGCCGGACAACTACACCCAGGCACAGATTCGTCAGGCCAACGACATGCTGGCAGCGGCGCTGGGCACGGCCGACGTGGTGGTGCCGCACAGCGGGCACAACATGATGCTCTACCAGCCGCAAGTCGTCGCCGAGGCGATCGAGCAGATCGTCGAGCGGGTGCGCTCAGGCCGGTGA